A genome region from Pseudanabaena sp. Chao 1811 includes the following:
- the der gene encoding ribosome biogenesis GTPase Der yields MPLPIVAVVGRPNVGKSTLVNRLSGEQYAIVYDQPGVTRDRVYRECFWGAHEFQVVDTGGLVFDDETEFLPMIREQAEIAIRESAAVIFVVDGQAGITDADEQLGGWLRRQNIPVLLAVNKCEGSKYGLSLAAEFWNLGLGEPIPMSGIHGNGTGELLDELIKHLPPPDEVVKESDEIKVAIIGRPNVGKSSLLNSFIGENRSIVSPISGTTRDAIDMSVERDGKKYRLIDTAGVRRKKNIDYGIEFFSINRAFKAIGRSDVVLLVIDALDGVTDQDQKLAGRINDEGKACVIVVNKWDAIEKDSYTIYDYTAEVKSRLMFVEYAPIIFVSALTGQRVTQILDRVDIAAEQHKRRVPTAVLNEALTEAVTWHAPPTSRGGKQGKVYYCTQISDSPPTIILFVNDPHRFNDNYKRYIENQFRKSLGFEGTPVRFIFRGKKDREVEKSKNSALR; encoded by the coding sequence ATGCCGCTACCGATTGTTGCCGTTGTCGGTCGCCCCAATGTGGGCAAATCTACCCTTGTAAACCGCCTATCAGGAGAACAATATGCGATCGTCTACGATCAACCAGGTGTAACCCGCGATCGCGTTTATCGCGAATGTTTTTGGGGAGCCCATGAATTTCAAGTTGTGGATACAGGCGGATTAGTATTTGACGACGAGACTGAGTTTTTACCGATGATTCGTGAACAGGCTGAGATTGCCATCCGTGAATCGGCAGCAGTAATTTTTGTAGTGGATGGACAGGCAGGAATCACCGATGCTGATGAGCAACTAGGTGGCTGGTTACGTCGGCAAAATATTCCCGTGCTATTGGCAGTGAACAAATGTGAAGGTTCCAAATATGGACTCTCCTTGGCAGCAGAATTTTGGAATTTGGGGCTAGGCGAGCCAATCCCCATGTCTGGCATTCATGGTAACGGCACAGGCGAATTACTTGATGAGTTGATCAAACATTTGCCACCTCCTGACGAAGTAGTTAAGGAAAGCGACGAAATTAAAGTGGCGATTATTGGTCGTCCCAACGTTGGCAAGTCCAGCTTACTCAATTCTTTCATTGGTGAAAATCGGAGCATTGTTAGTCCAATTTCTGGGACAACTCGTGATGCGATTGATATGTCGGTGGAACGCGATGGCAAGAAATATCGATTGATTGATACCGCAGGAGTCCGTCGTAAAAAAAATATTGATTACGGCATCGAATTTTTTAGTATTAACCGTGCTTTTAAAGCGATCGGACGTTCTGATGTCGTTTTGTTAGTAATTGATGCCCTTGATGGTGTTACCGATCAAGATCAAAAGCTTGCGGGTCGCATCAATGATGAAGGCAAAGCTTGTGTAATCGTGGTCAATAAGTGGGATGCGATCGAAAAAGATTCCTACACCATCTATGACTACACCGCAGAAGTAAAAAGTCGCTTGATGTTTGTGGAATATGCGCCAATTATTTTTGTCAGTGCATTGACTGGTCAGCGGGTCACTCAAATTCTCGATCGCGTCGATATTGCTGCCGAGCAGCATAAACGTCGCGTCCCCACGGCAGTACTGAATGAAGCCCTCACGGAAGCAGTCACATGGCACGCACCACCGACCAGTCGTGGGGGTAAACAGGGCAAGGTTTATTACTGCACTCAAATTTCCGATAGCCCTCCAACCATCATTTTGTTCGTCAATGATCCTCATCGCTTTAACGATAACTACAAGCGTTATATCGAAAATCAATTCCGTAAGAGCCTTGGCTTTGAAGGTACTCCCGTAAGGTTTATCTTCCGAGGCAAAAAAGACCGCGAAGTTGAAAAATCAAAAAATTCAGCCCTTAGATAA
- a CDS encoding helix-turn-helix domain-containing protein, which translates to MAPYSLDLREKIVANYEAGNTSIREVAKQFQVATKTVQKLLNQYRETGELNHKPLGSPIKSPLEAHQEKILEIVSEHPDWTLWQYCEEVAEQTGVSVTTGSMCRFFQRHNITLKKRPIAMKR; encoded by the coding sequence ATGGCACCTTACTCACTAGATCTCAGAGAAAAGATCGTAGCAAACTACGAAGCAGGAAATACATCGATTCGGGAAGTAGCGAAGCAATTTCAAGTCGCGACGAAAACAGTGCAAAAACTACTGAATCAATACCGAGAGACAGGAGAACTAAACCACAAACCATTAGGTAGTCCAATCAAAAGTCCCCTCGAAGCGCATCAGGAGAAAATCCTCGAAATTGTCTCAGAGCATCCAGATTGGACACTATGGCAGTACTGTGAAGAAGTAGCAGAACAAACAGGAGTATCAGTGACCACAGGCAGCATGTGCCGATTTTTCCAGAGGCATAACATCACTCTAAAAAAAAGACCTATCGCCATGAAAAGGTAA
- a CDS encoding acetolactate synthase large subunit has translation MNTAELLVKCLENEGVEYIFGLPGEENMAVLNALENSSIKFITTRHEQGAAFMADVYGRLTGKPGVCLSTLGPGATNLMTGVADANLDCAPLIAITGQVGTDRMHTNSHQYLDLVAMFEPVTKWNAQVVRPSITPEIVRKAFKLAKSEKPGAVHIDLPENIADMEVDAKPLLIKDDRHPMYASYRSLSEAAILIAQAKNPLILVGNGAIRSHASQAVTDFATRLNIPVANTFMGKGVIPYRHPLALWSLGLQQRDIINCAFDETDLVIAVGYDLIEYSPKKWNPNSTIPIIHIAELSAEVDSSYMPQVEIVGDISDSLVEIMHRCDRTGMPDPHAIALRPQILAAYEQYAHDEGFPIKPQKIVYDLRQVMGAEDVVISDVGAHKMWMARHYHCDRPNTCIISNGFAAMGIAIPGAIAAKLVNPDRKIVAVTGDGGFMMNMQELETATRIGTNFVTLIFNDGGYGLIEWKQQIHYGKSSFIKFGNPDFVKLAESMGLKGYRVNSAIDLMPTLKEALEQNVPAVIDCLVDYRENMRFSRKVGELSCPL, from the coding sequence ATGAACACCGCAGAACTATTAGTCAAATGTCTAGAGAATGAAGGAGTCGAATATATTTTCGGGCTTCCGGGGGAAGAGAATATGGCAGTTCTCAATGCCCTTGAGAATTCATCGATCAAATTTATTACCACTCGCCATGAGCAAGGGGCAGCCTTCATGGCAGATGTCTATGGTAGACTCACAGGCAAACCGGGCGTATGCCTCTCCACGCTAGGACCGGGAGCCACAAATTTAATGACAGGTGTTGCTGATGCGAACTTGGACTGCGCTCCCTTAATCGCGATCACAGGACAGGTGGGAACTGATCGAATGCACACTAATTCCCATCAATATCTCGATCTAGTTGCTATGTTTGAGCCTGTGACTAAATGGAATGCTCAAGTAGTCCGTCCTAGTATTACACCTGAAATTGTGCGTAAAGCCTTCAAACTGGCTAAGTCGGAGAAACCGGGGGCAGTACATATTGACCTACCCGAAAATATTGCTGATATGGAAGTTGATGCAAAACCCTTATTGATTAAGGACGATCGCCATCCCATGTATGCTTCCTATCGCAGTCTTTCCGAAGCTGCTATTCTCATTGCACAGGCAAAAAATCCTTTGATTTTAGTAGGTAATGGTGCAATTCGTTCCCATGCTAGCCAAGCTGTAACCGACTTTGCAACACGCTTAAATATCCCTGTCGCCAATACCTTCATGGGTAAAGGTGTCATTCCCTACCGCCATCCTCTAGCGCTGTGGTCATTGGGATTACAGCAAAGAGATATTATTAACTGTGCCTTTGATGAAACGGATTTGGTAATAGCTGTTGGCTATGACCTCATCGAATATTCGCCGAAGAAATGGAATCCCAATAGTACAATTCCCATTATTCACATTGCCGAATTATCGGCGGAAGTGGATAGTAGCTATATGCCACAGGTAGAAATCGTTGGCGATATTTCTGACTCGCTAGTGGAAATTATGCACCGTTGCGATCGCACAGGAATGCCCGACCCTCACGCGATCGCCTTACGTCCACAGATTCTAGCCGCCTATGAGCAGTATGCTCATGATGAAGGCTTCCCCATTAAACCGCAAAAGATCGTCTATGACCTGCGCCAAGTGATGGGAGCAGAGGATGTGGTGATTTCCGATGTGGGCGCACATAAAATGTGGATGGCGCGGCATTATCACTGCGATCGCCCCAATACCTGTATCATTTCCAATGGTTTCGCTGCGATGGGTATCGCGATTCCGGGGGCGATCGCGGCAAAATTAGTCAATCCTGATCGCAAGATTGTCGCGGTGACAGGCGATGGCGGCTTCATGATGAATATGCAGGAACTAGAAACGGCTACCCGCATTGGTACAAACTTTGTCACCTTGATCTTCAATGATGGCGGCTATGGACTCATCGAATGGAAACAACAAATCCATTACGGAAAATCCTCATTTATTAAATTTGGCAATCCTGACTTTGTGAAACTTGCCGAGAGTATGGGTCTAAAAGGCTATCGAGTTAATTCAGCGATCGATCTCATGCCAACACTTAAGGAGGCTCTCGAACAAAATGTTCCTGCTGTTATCGATTGTCTCGTTGATTACCGCGAAAATATGCGCTTCTCCCGCAAGGTTGGCGAATTATCTTGTCCCCTTTAA
- a CDS encoding PIN domain-containing protein, whose protein sequence is MLTNYILVDYENIQNIDLTCIKDKNIYIKMFIGSKQNNIPTDLVIKSQKLGSQIEWIQINGNGKNALDFHIAFELGKLVGKETKSFFHIISKDTGYDPLISYMKSQKIFCKRSDDIVLLIEAIQTSLQSGLIPQSNPSSVNQSSTAKDKESQSKNKQINQYDLVIKKLTVVNKIKRPKSEESLKNHIKSQLGLKDLTPVVNKIYQQLISDKKISLDQSKKITYNF, encoded by the coding sequence ATGCTAACCAATTACATCCTAGTAGATTATGAAAACATCCAAAATATAGATCTCACCTGTATCAAGGATAAAAATATTTACATTAAAATGTTTATTGGTAGTAAGCAAAATAATATACCAACTGACTTAGTTATCAAATCTCAAAAACTAGGTAGTCAAATTGAATGGATTCAAATTAATGGTAATGGTAAAAATGCTCTTGATTTTCATATTGCCTTTGAATTAGGCAAGTTAGTTGGGAAAGAGACAAAATCATTTTTTCATATAATTTCTAAAGATACAGGATATGATCCCTTGATTAGTTATATGAAATCTCAGAAAATATTCTGTAAGCGTAGCGATGATATTGTATTACTCATAGAAGCTATACAAACAAGCTTGCAAAGTGGACTAATCCCTCAATCAAATCCTTCTTCAGTCAATCAATCTTCCACAGCAAAAGATAAAGAATCACAATCTAAAAACAAACAAATTAATCAGTACGACTTAGTAATTAAAAAGCTTACTGTCGTCAACAAGATCAAAAGACCTAAATCAGAAGAATCCTTAAAAAATCATATTAAATCGCAGCTCGGGCTAAAAGATTTAACACCTGTAGTTAATAAAATTTATCAACAGTTAATCAGCGACAAAAAAATATCCTTAGATCAATCCAAGAAAATTACATATAATTTTTAG
- a CDS encoding acyl-CoA desaturase, protein MTRLFSDIIPDPQPEQLKLSWVSVGFFTIVHALALLAPWFFSWSALGITILLHWFLGSIGICLGYHRLLSHRSFQVPKWLEYMIALIGAAALQGGPIFWIAGHRLHHAHTEDEEKDPYSARKGFWWSHMLWILYPKSDFFDADKYFRYAPDLARDPFYLWLDKYFLLLQIPVGVGLYLLGGWSYVIWGMCVRSVFLWHSTWFINSVTHMWGYRTFETNDNSRNLWWAAIVTYGEGWHNNHHAYPNVAKAGWRWWEVDVTWWAIQVLRALGLATKVIMPPAIAK, encoded by the coding sequence ATGACAAGACTATTTTCAGATATCATTCCTGATCCTCAACCTGAACAACTAAAACTGAGTTGGGTATCGGTAGGTTTCTTTACTATTGTTCATGCTCTAGCCCTTTTAGCCCCTTGGTTCTTTTCATGGTCAGCTTTAGGAATCACAATCCTACTGCATTGGTTTTTAGGCAGCATTGGTATTTGCTTGGGCTACCATCGCTTGCTGAGTCATCGCAGTTTCCAAGTGCCAAAGTGGTTGGAATATATGATTGCCTTGATTGGTGCGGCAGCTTTACAAGGAGGTCCCATCTTTTGGATTGCAGGACACCGCTTACATCATGCCCATACTGAAGATGAAGAGAAAGATCCCTACTCGGCACGTAAAGGTTTTTGGTGGAGTCACATGTTGTGGATTCTTTACCCTAAATCAGACTTTTTCGATGCGGATAAGTATTTCAGATATGCTCCTGATTTGGCGCGTGACCCCTTCTATCTTTGGTTAGATAAGTACTTTCTCTTACTGCAAATTCCTGTAGGTGTTGGTTTATATTTGCTGGGCGGTTGGTCTTACGTCATTTGGGGAATGTGTGTACGTTCAGTATTTTTATGGCATAGCACTTGGTTTATTAATTCTGTTACCCATATGTGGGGCTATCGCACCTTTGAGACTAATGATAATTCGCGCAATCTTTGGTGGGCAGCAATCGTTACCTATGGCGAAGGTTGGCACAATAATCACCATGCTTATCCTAATGTGGCAAAGGCGGGCTGGCGTTGGTGGGAAGTTGATGTGACTTGGTGGGCGATTCAAGTACTCAGAGCTTTGGGCTTAGCAACAAAGGTAATCATGCCTCCAGCGATCGCCAAATAA
- a CDS encoding Uma2 family endonuclease, which yields MVTTTKLAAISTPAKYRLSVEQYYKMAEAGILGIEQRTELIEGEIIEMSAIGTKHAICVSNLAELLTVQTIQIAHVRQQNPIHLSDRSEPQPDIVLVKRPSSRYADCHPQPEDIFLLIEVSDSTLKYDREVKLPLYAKAGIAEVWIVNIDEQVFEVYRSPNQDRYEQVKIYGKGELVQIKNLGVSILVNEVFQI from the coding sequence ATGGTAACGACAACGAAACTCGCTGCAATATCTACACCAGCAAAATATCGCCTTTCGGTGGAGCAGTATTACAAAATGGCAGAGGCGGGCATTTTGGGAATAGAACAGCGTACAGAATTAATCGAAGGAGAAATCATTGAAATGTCGGCAATTGGCACAAAACATGCGATTTGTGTTTCTAATCTTGCAGAATTACTGACTGTCCAAACTATCCAAATTGCCCATGTGCGCCAGCAAAATCCTATACATTTAAGCGATCGCTCTGAGCCACAACCTGACATTGTTCTAGTGAAACGCCCTAGTAGTCGCTATGCTGATTGCCATCCCCAACCTGAAGATATCTTTTTATTGATCGAGGTATCCGATTCCACATTGAAATACGATCGCGAGGTTAAACTTCCCCTGTATGCCAAGGCTGGAATTGCTGAAGTATGGATTGTGAATATCGACGAGCAAGTATTTGAAGTTTATAGATCGCCTAATCAAGACAGATATGAGCAGGTCAAGATTTATGGCAAAGGTGAATTGGTTCAGATTAAAAATTTAGGAGTATCAATCCTTGTTAATGAAGTTTTTCAAATTTAA
- a CDS encoding heavy metal-responsive transcriptional regulator, with translation MAMLQVGEVSRKLGLNPQTLYFYERIGLIPPPHRTESGYRLFSQEDVDRLSFITHTKSMGLSLDDIREILAAKDSKSPTCQTVHDCLSKKARAIEETIQQLQILLDELHPLINHCHQNIECQDCSSPKESCAVSDDPRHDFQKACSSWQGLAKSEEQVLAVN, from the coding sequence ATGGCAATGCTGCAAGTTGGTGAAGTCTCTCGCAAATTAGGTCTTAATCCTCAGACACTTTATTTTTATGAGCGGATTGGGCTAATTCCTCCTCCTCATAGGACTGAATCTGGCTATCGCTTGTTTAGTCAAGAAGATGTAGATCGTCTATCTTTCATTACCCATACCAAATCGATGGGATTGAGCTTAGATGACATCAGAGAAATCTTGGCTGCTAAGGATAGCAAATCGCCGACTTGTCAAACAGTGCATGATTGTTTGTCAAAAAAAGCAAGAGCGATCGAGGAAACCATTCAGCAACTACAAATCTTACTGGATGAACTTCATCCCCTCATTAATCACTGTCATCAAAATATTGAGTGCCAAGATTGTTCCAGTCCCAAAGAATCTTGCGCAGTATCAGATGATCCTCGTCATGACTTTCAGAAAGCTTGTAGTTCTTGGCAAGGGCTTGCTAAATCTGAAGAACAGGTTTTAGCTGTGAATTGA
- a CDS encoding 1-deoxy-D-xylulose-5-phosphate reductoisomerase: MKRITLLGSTGSIGTQTLDIVAEYPEKFQVVGMTAGGNIELFAQQIRKFQPEIVAIASETKLADLKEAIADLAVKPIMLAGAEGVETVAAYGDSEAVVTGIVGCAGLLPTIAAIKAGKNIALANKETLIAGGEVVVPLVKKHGVKLLPADSEHSAIFQCLQGVPEGGLRRIILTASGGAFRDRPTEELASVTVADALKHPNWAMGKKITIDSATLMNKGLEVIEAHYLFGVDYDKIEIVIHPQSIIHSLIELEDTSVLAQLGIPDMRLPLLYSLSYPDRIPTQWERLDLVKCGTLTFRAPDHQKYPCMELAYAAGRAGGTMPAVLNAANEQVVELFLQERVRYVQIADLIKHVCDRHNLISKPELEDILEADKWARNAVIEQVMATI, encoded by the coding sequence ATGAAACGTATTACTCTGCTTGGCTCTACTGGCTCAATTGGTACACAGACCCTCGATATTGTTGCGGAATATCCTGAAAAATTTCAAGTCGTAGGTATGACCGCAGGAGGAAATATTGAGCTTTTTGCCCAGCAGATCCGTAAGTTTCAGCCCGAAATTGTGGCGATCGCTAGTGAAACTAAACTTGCCGACCTAAAAGAGGCGATCGCCGATCTTGCCGTCAAGCCGATCATGTTAGCAGGAGCCGAAGGTGTAGAAACTGTCGCTGCCTATGGAGATTCGGAAGCAGTGGTCACAGGGATTGTTGGTTGTGCGGGACTATTGCCCACCATCGCCGCCATCAAAGCAGGAAAAAATATTGCCCTAGCCAACAAAGAAACCCTGATAGCTGGTGGTGAAGTAGTCGTGCCATTGGTGAAAAAGCATGGCGTGAAATTATTGCCAGCCGATTCGGAACATTCCGCAATTTTCCAATGTTTGCAAGGAGTTCCCGAAGGCGGACTACGGCGGATTATTCTCACGGCTTCGGGTGGTGCTTTTCGCGATCGCCCCACGGAGGAACTCGCCTCTGTCACTGTCGCCGATGCCTTAAAACATCCCAATTGGGCGATGGGTAAAAAGATTACGATTGATTCCGCCACCTTAATGAATAAGGGATTAGAAGTAATCGAAGCCCATTATCTCTTTGGTGTGGATTACGACAAAATCGAAATCGTCATTCATCCCCAAAGTATCATCCATTCACTCATTGAATTAGAAGATACTTCCGTATTAGCGCAACTGGGAATTCCCGATATGCGTTTGCCTCTGCTCTATTCCCTCTCCTATCCCGATCGCATTCCCACCCAATGGGAACGCCTCGATCTCGTCAAGTGTGGCACACTCACCTTCCGCGCCCCCGATCATCAGAAATATCCCTGTATGGAACTAGCCTATGCCGCGGGTCGCGCAGGTGGCACTATGCCTGCGGTGCTGAATGCTGCTAATGAGCAAGTAGTAGAACTATTCCTCCAAGAGCGTGTGCGGTATGTGCAGATTGCCGATCTGATTAAGCACGTATGCGATCGGCACAATCTCATCTCGAAGCCAGAACTCGAAGATATTCTCGAAGCCGATAAATGGGCAAGAAATGCAGTGATTGAGCAAGTTATGGCTACAATTTAG
- a CDS encoding NAD-dependent succinate-semialdehyde dehydrogenase, with translation MAIASINPVTGEVLKTFEPLTDEQLEHKLALADRTFVTYKHTSFRDRAQWMHQAADILEAKKTEFGIIMTLEMGKTLKSAIAEIEKCANLCRFYAEHAPSFLADTPAQTDASRTIICYQPLGIILAVMPWNFPFWQVFRFAVPALMAGNVGLLKHASNVPQCALAIAEVFHAAGIPEGAFQTLLVGADRVAGIVADSRVKAATLTGSEPAGQSLAAIAGHHLKKVVLELGGSDPFIVLKSADLELAVNTAVTARVMNNGQTCIAAKRFIIEEAIADQFISKFVDKFKALKVGDPMQPETDVGPLATPQILNELDAQVKTTVDLGAKVLVGGYRLKEKGNFYAPTILDQIPLGAPPYQEEFFGPVASVFRVQNLDEAIALANSTSFGLGASFWSNDPQEIEQAIEQIEAGAVFVNGMVKSDPRVPFGGIKRSGFGRELGIEGIREFVNIKTIWIK, from the coding sequence ATGGCGATCGCATCAATAAATCCTGTAACAGGAGAAGTGTTAAAGACCTTTGAGCCTTTGACGGATGAGCAACTTGAACATAAGCTAGCACTCGCCGATCGCACCTTTGTCACCTATAAACATACGAGTTTTCGCGATCGCGCCCAATGGATGCACCAAGCCGCCGATATTCTGGAAGCGAAGAAAACCGAATTCGGGATTATTATGACCCTTGAGATGGGGAAAACGCTCAAAAGTGCGATCGCCGAAATTGAGAAGTGCGCCAATCTTTGCCGTTTTTACGCCGAACATGCACCGAGTTTTTTAGCCGATACCCCTGCTCAAACCGATGCTAGTCGCACGATTATTTGCTATCAACCTTTAGGAATTATCCTCGCAGTCATGCCTTGGAACTTTCCTTTTTGGCAGGTGTTTCGCTTTGCTGTCCCTGCACTCATGGCAGGGAATGTGGGACTACTAAAGCACGCCTCAAATGTGCCGCAATGTGCCTTAGCGATCGCTGAAGTCTTCCATGCCGCAGGCATACCTGAAGGTGCATTTCAAACCCTTTTAGTGGGGGCGGATCGCGTAGCAGGAATAGTTGCCGACTCAAGGGTAAAAGCTGCCACATTGACGGGAAGTGAACCTGCGGGACAAAGCCTAGCTGCGATCGCAGGGCATCATCTCAAAAAAGTAGTATTGGAACTTGGGGGTAGCGATCCGTTTATTGTGCTTAAAAGTGCGGATTTGGAATTGGCTGTAAATACTGCGGTAACGGCGCGAGTCATGAACAATGGGCAGACCTGTATCGCAGCAAAGAGATTTATTATTGAAGAAGCGATCGCGGATCAGTTCATTTCTAAATTTGTTGATAAGTTCAAAGCATTGAAAGTAGGAGATCCGATGCAGCCTGAAACTGATGTGGGGCCTCTTGCCACGCCGCAAATCTTAAATGAACTGGATGCACAGGTAAAAACAACAGTGGATTTAGGGGCTAAGGTTTTAGTCGGGGGCTATCGACTCAAGGAAAAAGGGAATTTTTATGCACCAACGATTCTTGATCAGATTCCGCTTGGTGCGCCACCCTATCAAGAAGAATTTTTTGGTCCCGTGGCTTCAGTATTTCGGGTGCAGAATCTTGATGAGGCGATCGCGCTTGCAAATAGTACTAGTTTTGGTTTAGGGGCAAGCTTTTGGAGCAATGATCCACAGGAAATCGAACAGGCGATCGAACAAATTGAGGCGGGAGCAGTCTTTGTAAATGGGATGGTCAAATCCGATCCGCGTGTTCCCTTTGGTGGCATCAAGCGATCGGGCTTTGGACGTGAATTGGGAATTGAAGGTATTCGTGAATTCGTGAATATCAAAACTATTTGGATTAAGTAA